GTTAACTCATATTCCACCTTTGGCGGAACTTCAGGATAGATGATCCTTTTCACCAGGCCAAATTCTTCCAGTTCTCTTAACTGTGCTACCAGCATTCGTTCAGAAACCCCATCAATGGCTTTGCGTAATTCATTATACCGCATTTTGCCTTTCAGCAGGCAATACAGGATATTAGGTTTCCAGCGGCCGCCGATCACGGAAAGGGCATAAGCCATTCCACAATTCCTGATCAGTGCAGCCTCATTCTGTGCATTGGTAGACTCTTCCTTCCGCATACTTACTTTTTTGTTAGTACTTAACAATTTTAGCTGTACCTGCAAATTTAATCATTCCATTTTACTTTTGGGGTATGAAAAATTTAGCCAACAAAACAGCCCTGGTAACAGGAGGAAGCCGCGGTATTGGTGCGGCCATAGCAAAAAGACTTGCCCGTGAGGGAGCCAATGTAGCCATTACCTATCAGGCTTCTGCAGAAAAAGCAACCGCCCTGGTGAAAGAAATAGAACAACTGGGAGTGAAAAGTATCGCCATTCAGGCAGACAGTGCAGATCCCCTGGCAGTGAAAAAAGCAGTGGACCAGACTGCTAAGGAATTGGGAGGTTTGGATATCCTGGTAAATAATGCAGGGATTGCAGCTTACAAAGATGTGTCTGAAATGACGATCGAGGATTTTGACCTGATCACTGCCGTGAACATCCGTGCTGTATTTGCCGGATCTCATGCTGCCCTGCCTTATCTGAAAAAAGGTGGAAGGATCATCAATATCGGCAGTTGCCAGGCGGAAAGGATGCCCACCCCCGGTGGCACTTTATATGCAATGAGTAAAAGTGCATTGATCGGCCTCACAAAAGGTATGGCGCGAGACCTGGGTAAAAAAGGCATTACGGTGAATGCTGTTCATCCCGGACCGATCGATACAGATATGAATCCGGCCAATGGCCCACATGCTGATTTTCAACGCTCTCTGATGGCACTTTCAGCGTTTGGTACTGCGGATGATATTGCAGGTATGGTTTCGTATCTCGCTGGTCCTGAGAGTAGTTATGTAACCGGTGCCGGTTTTGTAATAGACGGAGGGACTAATATTTAACAATATATATAGGTTTTCAATCAGCTATATATTGCTTTTATGAGGATATTTTCGCTAGTTTTACAGAAAGGGTAAATATTATTTAAGGATGATGAAACTCATTCGTCATTTTGATCATACCTACCTTCTGTTACAATTATGGCCAAAGTATCATTCAACAACAAGAACGCGCTTTTTTTTCCTTCGTTAAAAGCGTCTGTGGAAGAGTATTTCCAAACCAACAATCTGAAGAAAACAGGTAATTTCCAGCTCTATCTTAAAACGATTGTGCTGTTGCCTGCAGCAGTTTTGCTCTATGTCAGCCTGCTGGTATTTCCTTTTCATGCTGCAGCGGGGATAGCGCTGAGTGCACTGCTTGGCTTTGTATTAGCCTGCATCGGGTTTAACGTGATGCACGATGCCTGCCATGGAAGTTATTCTACCAAAGGCTGGGTGAACGATACGCTGGGGCTTACTTTAAATGCACTGGGCGGTAACGCCTTTATCTGGAAACAGAAACATAACATTATCCATCACACTTACACAAATGTGGATGGTATAGATGACGATATTGCAAAAAGCCCGATCATGCGCCAGTGCAGTACCCAAACATGGGTGCCGATGCACAGGATCCAGCATATTTATGTAGTGCTGGTATATGGCATCTCTTCTTTTGCATGGGTGTTTATCATGGATTTTGTAAAGTACCTGAGCCGTAAAGTATATAAAACGCCATTGCAGAACATGAAGGCGAGCGACCATCTTGTATTCTGGGGTAGCAAAGTATTATACGTGGTATTTTACATCGCATTGCCTATCTGGGTGGTAGGTGTTCAGTCCTGGCTGATCGGATTTATTTCCATGCACCTTGTAATGGGCTTTACGCTGGCTATCGTATTCCAATTGGCACACGTGGTAGAAGAAACCACATTTGAAGTAGTTGGAGAAGATGATATGGTGATAGAAAACGAATGGGCTATTCATCAGATCAAAACCACTGCGAATTTTGCACCGGAAGATAAAGTGGTATCATGGTTTGTAGGTGGCCTGAATTACCAGGTAGAGCATCACCTGTTTCCTAGGATCAGCCATGTGCATTATCCTGCACTGAGCAAGATCGTTGAAGCAAAGTGTAAAGAATTTGGTTTGCAGTATAATTCTATGCCTACTATGATGAGTGCAGTAAGATCGCATTTCCGGTTTATGCGTATGCTGGGGATGAAACCAGTAGCCGCTACAGCATAAGAATATTGTATAAAAATATTAAAGCCCCCCGATACAATTGGAGTGCCCCCAAAAAGTTAGACACTATTGGGGGCATTTTTATGAGTAGACAACAAAAGTATAGTTTGGCCTATAAGCTTGATGCGGTCAGGCAGGTGGTCGCAGGTAGATCATCAGTACGCCAAAAGGCAGATCTGCTGCAGATCAATATTGATATGCTACGCAGGTGGGTCAGCTACTACCGGGCATTCGGCACAGCCGGGCTTGAGCGGCAGAACAACCGTTACCCTGCTTCTTTTAAAATGGAGGTGATAAGGACTTATTTGCAGGAAAGCTTATCTTTAAAAGCAACCTGCCTACGTTTCCATATTCCTTGTACGGCTGTACTGAGCAGATGGCTTCGTATATACGAACAGGAAGGTAATGTAGGGTTAAAGCAGGAGAAAAGAGGTAAACGTAAGTCTATGGCACCGAAGAAGCCTGCAACAAAAGGCGCAAAAGTTAAAACAAGGGAACAGGAACTGGAAGAAGAGCTTGCTTATCTTCGGCTTGAAAATCAATACCTAAAAAAGCTTCAGGCCTTAATTCAAAAGAAACAGGAGGAGAAAGCCAAAGAGAAAAAGCGCTCATAGTGCTTGAATTAAGGCAAAAAGGGAATTTAGCGCAACTACTGCATATAGCCTCCATGGCCCGCAGTTCTTTCTACTATTACATCAACCACAAGCCCGTTGCAGACCGGTATGAGGTTATAAAATGCCGGATTGTCCAACTCTATCAACGTCATAAAGGGCTTTTGGGCTACCGGCGGATACTGCTGGCCTTACGCTCAAAAGGACTTAAGATCAATCACAAAACGGTACTAAAGCTCATGCAACAGCTCCGGCTTAAAAGCGTGATCCGACGGAAGAAATACCGGTCATACAAAGGGGAAGTAGGGAAAACTACGCCGAATTTGCTGCAGCGGAAGTTTAAAGCAGACCGGCCTATGCAAAAATTGGCTACCGACATTACCGAGTTCAAAGTAAAAGATCAGAAACTATATCTTTCCCCGGTAATCGACCTGTTTAATGGTGAGATCATTAGCTATAAGCTATCTGAGCGTCCTAACTTCGAGCAAATAACACAGATGTTAAAAGGCACTATCAGGCGGCTTACCAGCGATCTTAAACCCATTCTGCATTCTGATCAGGGATGGCAATACCAAATGAAACAATACCAGCAAATATTGCTGGAAAACAACATCTCTCCCAGCATGTCCAGGAAAGGTAATTGCCTGGACAATGCCATCATTGAGAACTTTTTCGGCACAATCAAAGCAGAAATGTTTTACCTGAAAAAGTATCAATCCATCCAGGAGTTAGCCAGTGACATCAAAGAATACATTCATTATTACAATCATACCAGGATTAGAATTAACCTAAAAGGAAAGAGCCCGGTACAATACCGAGCTCAATACTTAAAAAATTAAAAAAGTCCAACTATTGGGGGCTAGTCCAAATCGGGGGGCTTTTTTTTGTACGATGACTATTTACAATGTAAAACGTTATTCTTCCAGTAGAACTGCACCAGGCCAAGGCTGTTCAACTGGTCCAGGAAGTTTTGCAGGGGACGGTGCCGGTATAACTTACCACGCAGCCGCATATTACCAGCTTCCGGGTTATCAATCACCAGGTCTACATCATACCAGCGGCTCATCATTTCTCCTATCTCGCGGATAGAAGCATCCCTGAAGTAATGTTCGCCCTGGCGCCATGCAAGGGTGGTTTGCTGGTCAAAATCACGCATCACCAGTGGTTCGCCGGTAGCTACCACCACTTCTTTACCCGGATCCAGGAGCAGTTTGCCGGAGCCAGACTGAACGGCCACTTTACCCTGTACCAGTGAAGTGATCACTTGTGTGGCCCTGTAAGCATTCACGTTGAAGGAAGTACCTAATACCTGGATATCTGCCTGCCCTGCATGTACAATAAAAGGGCGGGCAGCGTCCTGTTTCACGGTGAAGTAGGCTTCCCCTTCTATGAACACTTCCCTTTGATTACCCGGGAATTTAAAAGGAAAACGGATCTTGGAAGTGCTGTTCAGCCATACCTGGGTACCGTCTGACAGTACTACCTGGTAGTCCAGCGTAGGAGGAACAGTAAGCGTGTTCCAGCCGGTGGCGCCTTCATTATCCTGTACGTCAAATTTCAGGACGCGGTTATTATTCTGAACATTGGTATTCTGCAGGTTGATGTTCTGCTGGCCGGAATCGCTCATGGTGATCACCTGTCCGTTTGCCAGTTGCAGGGTAGCGGAGCCTTCTGCTGCCTGGGCTATTTGCTGTGGCTGCAGGTTAGCTTTTTTACCGGGCATCCAGATATAGGCGCCTACAGCCACTGCTGCCAGCAATGCAGCGGCAGAAACCCAGCGGGTACGATTGCGCCGCCTGGCCCTTTGGGCATTATATCGTTCATAAACATTATCCAGGCCGGCCCGGAGGTTCACATTTTCCAGGTATTCACGTGCATCATCTGCCGGAACCTGCTGAACTTCTTCGCGGATCTTCCTTGCTTCCTCACTGGTGGCCAGTATGCCGTCCAATTCAAGCTGTTCCTCTTCGGAAATGATCCCGAAGTGTTCCTTTATGATTAATTCCCGTATGTACAGTTCATTCTCCATGCTGCTTATAAGATTCCATTTACCAAATATCAGGGTGAATTTAAGTGTAATATATTTCCGCTTATCCCTATTTTAGTCTTCATTAACGGGCATTTAACGTTCAAATTTGTTTTTTTGATAAAAATTGCGACTTGATGAGACTATCAAAGCATACATCTTTGTCTAAATAACAGCACAACAATATCAACCAACTTCTCTGTACAGCACGCATACTGCTTTATTAACCAGACGTACTATTTTAAACCATATGGACGACAAATGCATCATAGCAGAAATGAAAAAAGGTAATACGGCCGCTTTCAATCACTTGTATGACAAATACTATAAGCCGCTATTTGCCTTTGCCTATACAAAAATGGGAAATATTCAGGATGCTGAAGATATTGTGCAGGAGCGTTTCCTGGTACTACTCACCAATGAAGGCATCTGGGCACGTATCACAGATCTGCGTCCTTACCTTTACAGGATGGTGAACAATGCCTGCCTCCATGAACTTTCTGCACATGAGTCCAAATCAAAGAAAGAACAACTATATGGCCAGTATCTCGTTGCCGGTCATGAAAACGAACTTCCGGAGGTGCTCCGGCAAATGAATGAAGAGTCCCGCAGCCGTGTTATGACACCATTACTATCCAACCTGGGCCGCCAATGCAGAAGAGCGCTGGAACTCGTTTATATGGAAGATAAATCCTATGTAGAAGCAGGGAAGATCATGGGCGTTTCCAAAGAAAGTATCAAAACACATCTTAGTATAGGGAAAAGCTATTTCAGGAAAAGAATAGATACCCTTATTAATCTCGCGGCACTGGTTTGCCTCGTTCGCTTATGGTAGATCATGCATATTCACCTCACGTTAATTTTCCCGGCATTAACAAAAACACCTTCCCCCTAACTTTCAATTTGATCATCTTATAATCAATAGAGTTTTGATTTAGATTTATTATG
This DNA window, taken from Chitinophaga niabensis, encodes the following:
- a CDS encoding winged helix-turn-helix transcriptional regulator, whose product is MRKEESTNAQNEAALIRNCGMAYALSVIGGRWKPNILYCLLKGKMRYNELRKAIDGVSERMLVAQLRELEEFGLVKRIIYPEVPPKVEYELTELGYSTEPMLNMMSDWGNKNREVAILS
- a CDS encoding SDR family NAD(P)-dependent oxidoreductase — its product is MKNLANKTALVTGGSRGIGAAIAKRLAREGANVAITYQASAEKATALVKEIEQLGVKSIAIQADSADPLAVKKAVDQTAKELGGLDILVNNAGIAAYKDVSEMTIEDFDLITAVNIRAVFAGSHAALPYLKKGGRIINIGSCQAERMPTPGGTLYAMSKSALIGLTKGMARDLGKKGITVNAVHPGPIDTDMNPANGPHADFQRSLMALSAFGTADDIAGMVSYLAGPESSYVTGAGFVIDGGTNI
- a CDS encoding fatty acid desaturase family protein, whose translation is MAKVSFNNKNALFFPSLKASVEEYFQTNNLKKTGNFQLYLKTIVLLPAAVLLYVSLLVFPFHAAAGIALSALLGFVLACIGFNVMHDACHGSYSTKGWVNDTLGLTLNALGGNAFIWKQKHNIIHHTYTNVDGIDDDIAKSPIMRQCSTQTWVPMHRIQHIYVVLVYGISSFAWVFIMDFVKYLSRKVYKTPLQNMKASDHLVFWGSKVLYVVFYIALPIWVVGVQSWLIGFISMHLVMGFTLAIVFQLAHVVEETTFEVVGEDDMVIENEWAIHQIKTTANFAPEDKVVSWFVGGLNYQVEHHLFPRISHVHYPALSKIVEAKCKEFGLQYNSMPTMMSAVRSHFRFMRMLGMKPVAATA
- a CDS encoding helix-turn-helix domain-containing protein; this translates as MYKNIKAPRYNWSAPKKLDTIGGIFMSRQQKYSLAYKLDAVRQVVAGRSSVRQKADLLQINIDMLRRWVSYYRAFGTAGLERQNNRYPASFKMEVIRTYLQESLSLKATCLRFHIPCTAVLSRWLRIYEQEGNVGLKQEKRGKRKSMAPKKPATKGAKVKTREQELEEELAYLRLENQYLKKLQALIQKKQEEKAKEKKRS
- a CDS encoding IS3 family transposase encodes the protein MPKKASGLNSKETGGESQREKALIVLELRQKGNLAQLLHIASMARSSFYYYINHKPVADRYEVIKCRIVQLYQRHKGLLGYRRILLALRSKGLKINHKTVLKLMQQLRLKSVIRRKKYRSYKGEVGKTTPNLLQRKFKADRPMQKLATDITEFKVKDQKLYLSPVIDLFNGEIISYKLSERPNFEQITQMLKGTIRRLTSDLKPILHSDQGWQYQMKQYQQILLENNISPSMSRKGNCLDNAIIENFFGTIKAEMFYLKKYQSIQELASDIKEYIHYYNHTRIRINLKGKSPVQYRAQYLKN
- a CDS encoding FecR family protein, whose translation is MENELYIRELIIKEHFGIISEEEQLELDGILATSEEARKIREEVQQVPADDAREYLENVNLRAGLDNVYERYNAQRARRRNRTRWVSAAALLAAVAVGAYIWMPGKKANLQPQQIAQAAEGSATLQLANGQVITMSDSGQQNINLQNTNVQNNNRVLKFDVQDNEGATGWNTLTVPPTLDYQVVLSDGTQVWLNSTSKIRFPFKFPGNQREVFIEGEAYFTVKQDAARPFIVHAGQADIQVLGTSFNVNAYRATQVITSLVQGKVAVQSGSGKLLLDPGKEVVVATGEPLVMRDFDQQTTLAWRQGEHYFRDASIREIGEMMSRWYDVDLVIDNPEAGNMRLRGKLYRHRPLQNFLDQLNSLGLVQFYWKNNVLHCK
- a CDS encoding RNA polymerase sigma factor — encoded protein: MDDKCIIAEMKKGNTAAFNHLYDKYYKPLFAFAYTKMGNIQDAEDIVQERFLVLLTNEGIWARITDLRPYLYRMVNNACLHELSAHESKSKKEQLYGQYLVAGHENELPEVLRQMNEESRSRVMTPLLSNLGRQCRRALELVYMEDKSYVEAGKIMGVSKESIKTHLSIGKSYFRKRIDTLINLAALVCLVRLW